The following are encoded in a window of Castanea sativa cultivar Marrone di Chiusa Pesio chromosome 9, ASM4071231v1 genomic DNA:
- the LOC142611018 gene encoding uncharacterized protein LOC142611018, with product MSSKKWRGSLTEKTLSPEEQHAKINEIRKLIGPIADKFPTLCSDASILRFLRARNWNTKKAVKMLKETLKWRLEYKPEKIRWEDVAHEAETGKIYRANYFDKLGRTVLVMRPGCQNTNSASGQIRYLVYCMENAIKSLNSGQEQMVWLIDFQGWKTSSISVKVTRETAHILQDFYPERLGLGILYNPPKIFESFWTMVKPFIEPKTFKKVKFVYSNPESLKIMEEFFDLDKLESAFGGRNSDEFNYQAYAQRMREDDKKIADLINPGSSSPSLPSILTESLQSDSLVSDHGCEASDEVGSSSGDEAASSNLEDVDEKIQGQPSSCKDVANDDALKQPISN from the exons atgTCTTCCAAAAAGTGGCGGGGAAGTTTAACTGAGAAAACATTGTCTCCCGAAGAACAGCATGCCAAG ATCAATGAAATCAGAAAATTGATTGGTCCTATTGCTGATAAGTTTCCAACTCTGTGTTCGGATGCATCAATATTGAGGTTTCTTAGAGCTCGAAACTGGAATACAAAGAAGGCAGTGAAGATGTTGAAAGAAACCTTGAAATGGAGGCTCGAGTACAAGCCAGAGAAGATCCGATGG GAGGATGTTGCTCATGAAGCTGAGACAGGAAAAATATACAGAGCTAATTACTTTGACAAGCTTGGGAGGACTGTTCTTGTCATGCGACCTGGTTGTCAG AATACAAACTCAGCAAGTGGGCAGATCAGGTACCTGGTTTATTGTATGGAAAATGCCATAAAAAGCCTGAACTCAGGTCAGGAGCAGATGGTGTGGCTAATTGATTTTCAAGGGTGGAAAACATCAAGCATATCAGTGAAGGTGACTCGGGAAACAGCTCATATACTGCAGGATTTTTACCCCGAGAGACTGGGACTTGGAATTCTCTATAATCCACCAAAAATATTTGAGTCTTTTTGGACG ATGGTAAAACCTTTTATTGAGCCCAAAACCTTCAAGAAAGTGAAGTTTGTCTACTCCAACCCTGAGAGCCTGAAGATAATGGAAGAGTTCTTCGACCTTGACAAATTGGAATCAGCATTTGGTGGGCGAAACTCAGATGAGTTTAACTACCAAGCTTATGCTCAAAGAATGAGGGAAGACGACAAGAAAATTGCTGACTTGATTAACCCTGGTTCATCATCTCCTTCTTTACCATCTATTTTGACCGAATCACTGCAATCAGACTCATTGGTTTCTGATCATGGTTGTGAGGCCTCTGATGAAGTGGGTTCGTCATCTGGTGATGAAGCAGCTTCTTCGAACTTGGAGGATGTTGATGAGAAAATACAAGGCCAGCCATCTAGCTGCAAAGATGTTGCAAATGATGATGCCTTGAAGCAGCCaattagtaattaa